The Methanomethylovorans hollandica DSM 15978 genome includes a region encoding these proteins:
- the ribC gene encoding riboflavin synthase, which yields MATIGIVDTTFARFDMGSAAIDEVKRHVSVKIRRVTVPGIKDLPVAAKRLIEDSKDPCDLIIALGMPGKMEKDKMCANQASMGLIQAQLMTNTHIIEVFVHEDEAKDEKELAFLMEQRSREHAVNAVKLLFKPESLIREAGTGQRQGFEDVGPARM from the coding sequence ATGGCTACAATAGGCATCGTTGATACCACTTTTGCACGCTTTGATATGGGTAGTGCAGCCATTGACGAGGTAAAGAGGCACGTCTCGGTAAAGATAAGAAGAGTTACCGTGCCGGGTATCAAAGATCTGCCTGTGGCAGCTAAAAGGCTTATAGAGGATAGCAAAGACCCTTGTGACCTTATCATTGCCCTGGGTATGCCTGGAAAAATGGAAAAGGACAAAATGTGTGCTAACCAGGCCTCCATGGGCCTTATACAGGCGCAGCTCATGACCAATACCCATATAATAGAGGTGTTCGTTCACGAGGACGAGGCAAAGGATGAAAAAGAACTTGCCTTTCTTATGGAGCAAAGGTCAAGGGAACATGCGGTCAATGCGGTTAAGCTGCTGTTCAAACCTGAATCCCTGATCAGAGAAGCAGGAACTGGTCAAAGGCAGGGTTTTGAAGATGTCGGGCCGGCACGTATGTAA